Proteins co-encoded in one Lineus longissimus chromosome 11, tnLinLong1.2, whole genome shotgun sequence genomic window:
- the LOC135495546 gene encoding uncharacterized protein C20orf96-like isoform X2: protein MSAGGWGRRAAARIDKTQTADEELLKSLGEQIDIDYTQWQRTSQPEVIVQPRPPRLKLTRPKADFSSSAVKLDGDATQSFSHICRHIYTRNKFEAPDKDVGKADRMRMLRMKIQAKRNALADFKKREIELVRLNRSIKNDIETDESLVHDKVKHLLRKYEKFRGGVSTLNVKFNQDLDEVIADFKATSERVTGELEGLQASVQSLDDQLKVQQEQLKILLNYKDKEYPVKAIQINELQKKIQQLKVENEDEEDELEHIIGTELGKIHKERKKVREDITSKVTEVSIGKMHQSLKDMALQNMVMEKEIEFHTNQIKELKAINRHLEKTVEAARNDPKTNVRVQLFPELFPNRPKCTPDMELVLDIPMQEWLPI from the exons ATGTCAGCTGGTGGCTGGGGCAGAAGGGCAGCTGCTCGAATAGACAAGACACAAACAGCGGACGAAGAGTTGCTAAAGTCTCTTGGGGAACAGATAGATATAGACTATACACAATGGCAGAGGACGTCACAACCCGAAGTCATAGTACAACCAAGACCACCAAGACTGAAGTTGACAAGACCAAAAGCAG ACTTTTCCAGCAGTGCAGTCAAATTGGATGGCGATGCGACGCAATCGTTCTCCCACATTTGTCGGCACATCTACACTCGGAATAAGTTTGAGGCACCTGATAAAGATGTAGGCAAAGCTGACCGCATGCGGATGCTCAGG ATGAAAATACAAGCCAAGAGAAATGCGTTAGCGGACTTCAAGAAAAGAGAAATAGAACTAGTACGACTGAATCGATCAATCAAGAATGATATCGAAACAGACGAATCTCTCGTTCATGACAAAGTAAAGCATTTACTCAGGAAATATGAGAAATTTAGG GGTGGTGTCTCCACGTTGAATGTGAAATTCAACCAGGACTTGGATGAAGTCATAGCGGATTTCAAAGCAACTTCAGAACGAGTCACTGGAGAACTTGAAG GTCTTCAAGCCAGCGTACAATCTTTGGATGATCAACTAAAGGTGCAACAGGAACAATTGAAAATACTGTTGAACTATAAG GACAAGGAGTATCCAGTAAAGGCAATTCAGATTAATGAGCTGCAGAAAAAGATACAGCAACTGAAGGTGGAAAATGAAGATGAGGAGGATGAACTGGAGCATATCATCGGGACAGAACTCGGCAAGATTCATAAGGAACGGAAGAAAGTACGCGAGGACATCACGTCCAAGGTGACGGAGGTTTCCATAGGCAAGATGCACCAGTCGCTGAAGGATATGGCGCTACAGAATATGGTCATGGAAAAG GAGATTGAATTCCACACAAACCAGATAAAAGAACTGAAGGCCATCAACCGACACCTTGAGAAAACTGTTGAAGCAGCTAGGAATGATCCTAAAACGAATGTCAGGGTGCAGTTATTCCCTGAATTATTTCCTAATAGACCTAA GTGCACTCCAGACATGGAACTAGTTTTAGACATCCCTATGCAAGAATGGCTGCCTATTTGA
- the LOC135495546 gene encoding uncharacterized protein C20orf96-like isoform X1, producing the protein MSAGGWGRRAAARIDKTQTADEELLKSLGEQIDIDYTQWQRTSQPEVIVQPRPPRLKLTRPKAGPPTLAPSPVESDFSSSAVKLDGDATQSFSHICRHIYTRNKFEAPDKDVGKADRMRMLRMKIQAKRNALADFKKREIELVRLNRSIKNDIETDESLVHDKVKHLLRKYEKFRGGVSTLNVKFNQDLDEVIADFKATSERVTGELEGLQASVQSLDDQLKVQQEQLKILLNYKDKEYPVKAIQINELQKKIQQLKVENEDEEDELEHIIGTELGKIHKERKKVREDITSKVTEVSIGKMHQSLKDMALQNMVMEKEIEFHTNQIKELKAINRHLEKTVEAARNDPKTNVRVQLFPELFPNRPKCTPDMELVLDIPMQEWLPI; encoded by the exons ATGTCAGCTGGTGGCTGGGGCAGAAGGGCAGCTGCTCGAATAGACAAGACACAAACAGCGGACGAAGAGTTGCTAAAGTCTCTTGGGGAACAGATAGATATAGACTATACACAATGGCAGAGGACGTCACAACCCGAAGTCATAGTACAACCAAGACCACCAAGACTGAAGTTGACAAGACCAAAAGCAG GACCTCCAACATTAGCACCATCCCCTGTTGAGAGTG ACTTTTCCAGCAGTGCAGTCAAATTGGATGGCGATGCGACGCAATCGTTCTCCCACATTTGTCGGCACATCTACACTCGGAATAAGTTTGAGGCACCTGATAAAGATGTAGGCAAAGCTGACCGCATGCGGATGCTCAGG ATGAAAATACAAGCCAAGAGAAATGCGTTAGCGGACTTCAAGAAAAGAGAAATAGAACTAGTACGACTGAATCGATCAATCAAGAATGATATCGAAACAGACGAATCTCTCGTTCATGACAAAGTAAAGCATTTACTCAGGAAATATGAGAAATTTAGG GGTGGTGTCTCCACGTTGAATGTGAAATTCAACCAGGACTTGGATGAAGTCATAGCGGATTTCAAAGCAACTTCAGAACGAGTCACTGGAGAACTTGAAG GTCTTCAAGCCAGCGTACAATCTTTGGATGATCAACTAAAGGTGCAACAGGAACAATTGAAAATACTGTTGAACTATAAG GACAAGGAGTATCCAGTAAAGGCAATTCAGATTAATGAGCTGCAGAAAAAGATACAGCAACTGAAGGTGGAAAATGAAGATGAGGAGGATGAACTGGAGCATATCATCGGGACAGAACTCGGCAAGATTCATAAGGAACGGAAGAAAGTACGCGAGGACATCACGTCCAAGGTGACGGAGGTTTCCATAGGCAAGATGCACCAGTCGCTGAAGGATATGGCGCTACAGAATATGGTCATGGAAAAG GAGATTGAATTCCACACAAACCAGATAAAAGAACTGAAGGCCATCAACCGACACCTTGAGAAAACTGTTGAAGCAGCTAGGAATGATCCTAAAACGAATGTCAGGGTGCAGTTATTCCCTGAATTATTTCCTAATAGACCTAA GTGCACTCCAGACATGGAACTAGTTTTAGACATCCCTATGCAAGAATGGCTGCCTATTTGA
- the LOC135495754 gene encoding uncharacterized protein LOC135495754 gives MATEEILQTEGEEFIENTPLFSELEYKECFVCQGFYGLNFGQPVCGTCHAFLFPEDINNADITPPFLEKSDSGDSGNEEPEGAADFYMKKTNQAKAILPSIPKTDKLAERLAALTTAREYEKEKIAEGLVDSLPPEVLMVVFKHLDDISLWTARNVCPRWRQICDAETTEEEWEQYINLRWPLFYPHYKVNSWRLIYEKLLESAPCRSCLENMMLQMPAPIEDNSWRHRRLRSELKALKSDPPEGIQATPLDRHCCHWQASITGPQGSPYEGGMFYLYLQIPHSYPMRPPLVRFITKIFHPNISRHGDVGLDSIHHNWSLALTISKILISVQSLLTDPYCHVCMEPNIGRLYVTNRKEFDRMSRLWTWKYAMHDYLMPTYISMGGI, from the exons ATGGCTACGGAAGAAATTTTGCAAACTGAGGGGGAAGAATTCATTGAAAATACTCCTTTGTTTTCTGAATTGGAG TACAAGGAGTGCTTCGTTTGCCAAGGTTTTTATGGTCTAAACTTTGGACAACCAGTCTGTGGGACTTGTCATGCCTTCCTTTTCCCTGAAGATATCAACAATGCAGATATAACGCCACCTTTCCTTGAG AAATCAGACTCCGGTGATTCTGGCAATGAGGAGCCTGAAGGAGCTGCAGATTTTTACATGAAGAAAACTAACCAGGCTAAAGCCATCCTGCCATCGATACCTAAGACTGACAAGCTGGCGGAGAGGCTGGCAGCACTGACCACAGCCAGAGAATATGAGAAGGAAAAGATTGCAGAAGGCTTGGTGGATTCATTGCCACCTGAAG ttttgatGGTTGTTTTCAAACATCTGGATGACATCTCCCTGTGGACGGCAAGGAATGTCTGTCCAAGATGGCGGCAGATCTGTGATGCTGAGACGACAGAAGAGGAATGGGAGCAGTACATTAACTTGCGATGGCCACTCTTCTATCCACATTACAAAGTGAACAGTTGGAGGCTTATTTATGAAAAATT GTTAGAGAGTGCACCATGCAGGTCATGTCTTGAGAACATGATGCTGCAAATGCCTGCACCAATTGAAGATAATTCGTGGCGCCACCGGAGATTACGAAGCGAACTTAAAGCACTGAAGTCTGATCCCCCTGAGGGAATCCAAGCAACACCACTAGATCGCCACTGCTGTCACTGGCAGGCTAGCATCACAGGGCCACAAGGCAGTCCGTACGAAGGGGGCATGTTCTACTTGTACTTACAAATACCACATAG TTATCCCATGCGGCCACCACTTGTTCGTTTCATCACAAAAATATTCCACCCGAACATTAGTCGACATGGAGATGTTGGCTTGGACTCAATTCATCATAACTGGAGTTTAGCTCTGACAATTTCTAAAATCCTCATAAGTGTTCAATCACTACTGACTGACCCCTACTGCCATGTTTGTATGGAGCCAAACATCGGACGATTATATGTGACGAACCGAAAAGAATTTGATCGTATGTCTCGGCTATGGACTTGGAAATATGCAATGCACGATTATCTAATGCCGACATACATTTCAATGGGTGGTATATAG